One Ignavibacteria bacterium DNA segment encodes these proteins:
- a CDS encoding DUF2971 domain-containing protein translates to MPYKEHILFTDPEETTILWRYMDFTKFVSLLDSKSLFFPSAKKLQKIDPWEGSELKNELDYDLRNELRIWNKSKNDNQNIIQSDFEHLKECAKGWENGYEHQCNINFISCWHYNQTESAAMWRLYLKSNEGLCIRTDIESFKKSFHNSKENIFIGKVRYKDYENDIYYSDYDMSKVGFAGANMFLPFIHKRKIYEHEKEYRAIAFIIDDSWKDKNGILVNVDLNVLIKEIIVAPSSQKWFKDIIQSIILKYGYDFKLSNSIVDDTPYSYDLSVYANK, encoded by the coding sequence ATGCCTTACAAAGAACATATATTATTTACCGATCCTGAAGAAACAACGATACTATGGCGATATATGGATTTTACTAAATTCGTTTCATTATTAGATTCAAAATCTTTGTTTTTCCCAAGTGCAAAAAAGTTACAAAAAATTGACCCATGGGAAGGGTCGGAGTTGAAGAACGAATTAGATTATGATTTGAGAAATGAACTTAGGATTTGGAATAAATCTAAAAATGATAATCAGAATATTATACAATCAGATTTTGAACATCTGAAAGAATGTGCGAAAGGATGGGAAAATGGATATGAACATCAATGTAACATTAATTTTATTAGTTGTTGGCATTATAATCAAACCGAGTCTGCTGCAATGTGGAGATTATATTTGAAAAGTAATGAAGGATTGTGTATTAGAACGGATATTGAATCGTTTAAAAAGTCTTTTCATAATTCAAAGGAAAATATTTTTATTGGAAAAGTCAGATATAAGGATTATGAGAATGATATATATTATTCTGATTATGATATGTCAAAAGTAGGTTTTGCGGGTGCAAATATGTTTCTTCCTTTTATTCATAAAAGAAAGATTTATGAACATGAAAAAGAATATCGAGCAATAGCTTTTATAATAGACGATTCATGGAAAGATAAAAATGGTATATTAGTAAATGTTGATTTAAACGTGCTGATAAAGGAGATTATTGTTGCTCCATCTAGTCAAAAATGGTTTAAAGATATTATACAATCAATTATTCTAAAATATGGATATGATTTTAAATTATCAAATTCTATAGTTGATGATACTCCTTATAGTTATGATTTATCAGTTTATGCGAACAAATAA
- a CDS encoding 5'-nucleotidase yields the protein MAYPIERKLVVAVSSNALFDLEKEDEIFQKEGLQAYKAYQYENKHVKLNKGLAFPFIKRFLHINKVYSDKEPVEVVLLSKNSPEIGIRIFNAIKEYDLNITRAAFTSGESPYKYIPAYNISLFLSVNEKDVLNAIEANYAAGRILKTNIKDDDDLELRVAFDFDGVIADDEAEKVYAESKQLEIYYEYETKHRQEALNPGPLGDFFRKLSYFQKMESKKAENDLTYKKILKTAIITARNAPAHERAINTLKEWKVEVDEMFLLGGIEKKRILEVMKPHLFFDDQLTHLDPKLENIPLVHIPFGIQNKSIEIKNKN from the coding sequence ATGGCTTATCCTATTGAAAGGAAATTAGTTGTCGCTGTATCATCAAACGCTCTTTTTGATTTAGAAAAAGAAGACGAAATATTTCAAAAAGAGGGTCTGCAAGCTTATAAAGCGTATCAATACGAAAATAAGCATGTTAAGTTAAATAAAGGACTAGCATTCCCGTTTATTAAAAGATTCCTTCACATAAATAAAGTTTATTCAGATAAAGAACCAGTTGAGGTAGTTCTTTTATCGAAAAATAGTCCAGAAATTGGAATAAGAATATTTAATGCTATAAAGGAATATGATCTAAACATAACTAGGGCAGCTTTCACATCAGGTGAATCACCATATAAATATATTCCTGCTTACAACATTTCGCTTTTCCTATCAGTTAATGAAAAGGATGTATTAAATGCTATTGAAGCTAATTATGCTGCAGGAAGAATTTTAAAAACAAACATTAAAGATGATGATGATTTAGAATTGCGAGTTGCTTTTGACTTTGACGGTGTAATAGCTGATGATGAAGCAGAAAAAGTTTATGCCGAATCTAAACAATTAGAAATATACTACGAGTATGAAACTAAACATAGGCAAGAAGCACTTAACCCGGGACCATTAGGTGATTTTTTCCGAAAACTATCTTATTTTCAAAAAATGGAATCTAAGAAAGCAGAAAATGATTTAACTTATAAAAAGATTTTAAAAACTGCAATCATTACAGCAAGAAATGCACCTGCACATGAAAGAGCAATCAACACGTTGAAAGAATGGAAAGTTGAAGTTGATGAAATGTTTTTGCTTGGAGGAATTGAAAAGAAAAGAATTCTGGAAGTGATGAAACCGCATTTGTTTTTTGATGACCAATTAACTCATTTAGACCCAAAACTTGAAAATATTCCTTTGGTTCATATTCCTTTTGGTATTCAAAACAAATCGATAGAGATAAAGAATAAAAATTAG
- a CDS encoding site-specific DNA-methyltransferase — protein sequence MKLFEILEKQLKSEPNFVSDSGELKKWVVITKAQNFDEDLISLLLEDKELKEKFFLKVKGALVFNLSLFIQFFEQKNYLNDSYTAYKNKVGLNIDGKYIKQNNDVSLVWPYKDCILEGGQSREEDKRDEIFFNEVLAQDEINQLLNPKILTNVKFITSSKEIPFDIKEKNFWKLSSNYLINGNNLLVSSSLSHVFRNRIKLIYLDPPYNTPGEANTFSYNNSFNHSTWLTFMKNRIEIASDLVSDDGFICLAIDDVEYAYLKVMCDDILGRDNFLATVVVQIKKEGRTDSEFFATSHDYCLFYCKDKNKAKLNKLYISEEKSRKWKENDSTGRFYWRDFVRTGGNSTPIARPNQDYIIYYSQNKKEIIGVGGFSEKPPEDLYYSNKVFIIDNDGQLQEISNEEFCKVNKDIIEYYPKGSKGERQVWRWSDREKVLWAAKLGEINLIDNKIKIKDRIRQGSKPTTTWYDSDFNATSHGTLLLKKLFNGKKVFSYPKSLYTMIDIVQITTNSDSEDIVLDMFGGSATTAQAVNRVNEFDNGNRSFIIIEQMDYIHNATLPRIKKCLNKVNDDSFVYLELKKYNHHFIEQIEKAKSTKALLIIWEDMKSKSFLNYNVDIKKHDEHINEFKSLSLEEQKQHLLEILDKNQLYVNISSMDDKDFKVTPEEKKVTIEFYNLNK from the coding sequence ATGAAATTATTTGAGATTTTAGAAAAGCAGTTAAAAAGTGAACCGAATTTTGTTTCTGATAGCGGAGAACTTAAAAAGTGGGTTGTTATCACCAAGGCTCAAAACTTCGATGAAGATTTAATTTCTTTATTGCTCGAAGATAAAGAATTAAAAGAAAAGTTCTTTCTTAAAGTAAAAGGTGCTTTAGTCTTTAATCTATCCTTGTTCATACAGTTTTTCGAACAAAAGAACTATTTAAATGATAGTTATACCGCATACAAAAACAAAGTCGGTTTAAACATAGACGGTAAATACATAAAACAAAATAACGATGTGTCTCTCGTCTGGCCATACAAAGATTGTATTCTTGAAGGCGGTCAATCTCGAGAAGAAGATAAACGCGATGAAATATTTTTTAATGAGGTTCTCGCTCAGGATGAAATAAATCAACTTCTTAATCCAAAAATATTGACCAATGTAAAATTTATTACGTCGTCTAAAGAAATACCTTTTGATATAAAGGAAAAGAATTTTTGGAAATTATCAAGCAATTATTTAATAAATGGAAATAATTTACTCGTTTCAAGTTCGCTTTCGCATGTATTTCGTAACAGAATAAAACTAATTTATTTAGATCCTCCTTATAATACACCGGGGGAGGCTAATACCTTTAGTTATAATAATTCTTTCAATCATTCTACTTGGCTTACATTTATGAAAAATAGGATTGAAATTGCTAGTGATTTAGTTTCGGATGATGGATTTATTTGTCTAGCTATTGATGATGTTGAATATGCCTATCTTAAAGTTATGTGCGATGATATCTTGGGACGTGATAATTTCTTAGCAACTGTTGTCGTTCAAATTAAAAAAGAAGGTAGGACTGACAGTGAATTTTTCGCAACATCACATGATTATTGTCTATTTTATTGCAAAGATAAAAACAAAGCAAAATTAAACAAATTATATATTTCTGAAGAAAAATCTCGAAAATGGAAAGAAAACGATAGTACTGGCAGGTTTTATTGGCGGGATTTTGTTAGAACTGGTGGAAATTCTACACCTATAGCTAGACCAAACCAAGATTATATAATTTACTATTCACAAAATAAAAAGGAGATTATTGGTGTAGGTGGTTTCAGTGAGAAACCTCCTGAAGATCTTTATTATTCAAATAAAGTTTTCATAATCGATAATGATGGTCAATTGCAAGAAATATCTAATGAAGAGTTTTGTAAGGTTAATAAAGATATAATTGAATATTATCCTAAAGGAAGTAAAGGAGAGCGTCAGGTTTGGAGATGGTCTGATAGAGAAAAAGTTTTGTGGGCTGCAAAACTGGGCGAAATAAATTTGATAGACAATAAGATTAAAATTAAAGACCGTATTCGTCAAGGTTCAAAACCAACAACTACATGGTACGATAGCGATTTTAATGCAACATCACATGGAACTCTTTTATTGAAAAAATTATTTAATGGTAAAAAGGTATTCTCTTATCCAAAATCTCTATATACAATGATCGATATTGTGCAAATTACTACTAATTCTGATTCGGAAGATATTGTTCTGGATATGTTTGGTGGTAGTGCCACAACAGCGCAAGCCGTAAATAGAGTTAATGAATTTGATAATGGAAATAGATCTTTTATTATCATTGAACAAATGGATTATATTCATAACGCTACGTTACCTAGAATCAAAAAATGCTTAAACAAAGTAAATGATGATTCGTTTGTTTATCTCGAACTTAAAAAATACAATCATCACTTTATCGAACAAATCGAAAAAGCAAAATCCACTAAAGCACTTCTCATAATTTGGGAAGATATGAAATCTAAATCTTTCCTAAACTACAACGTTGATATTAAGAAACACGATGAACACATTAATGAATTTAAATCACTTTCTTTAGAGGAACAAAAACAACATTTGCTCGAAATTCTCGATAAAAATCAGTTATACGTCAATATATCTTCAATGGATGACAAAGATTTCAAAGTCACTCCCGAAGAAAAGAAAGTAACAATAGAATTTTACAACCTTAATAAATAG
- a CDS encoding DEAD/DEAH box helicase family protein: MPFLYESFDTLTKFGAIPNIKFATIEDNLSPCFPIREYQIKSFARFDYFLKSNFDGKQHTPYHLLYNMATGSGKTLVMAGLMLYLYEKGYRNFIFFVNSTNIIKKTKDNFLNSQASKYLFSNKIVINGQEVHIKETVTFESADTKNINIKFTTIQQLHIDLNNTKENCVTYEDFKDKKIVLIADEAHHLSSATRNNNELFGSWEGTVLEILKQNHENILLEFTATIDYGNPEIARKYENKIIFKYDLAQFRIDGFSKEINLIRSEFDEQERIIQALILNLYRQELAASKNINLKPVILFKAKRTIKESEKNKENFHNLIDALSGKRIDGIRKSSTVSVIQKAFAFFNLMHISSSQISNLLKSNFKYENCISANNDEEAEQNQISLNTLEDEKNPLRAVFAVQKLNEGWDVLNLFDIVRLYEGQNTGGTNTTVGATTMSEAQLIGRGARYFPFALEEGQDKFTRKYDNEIDNDLKILEELYYHTKEDNRYISELKRALVETGIYEDDLETKHLTLKLDFQKTDFYKKGKVVYNKKIEKSYDNVKSFSDLGVSLRNYVHALSSGKGKVTGVFETADVTPLEQIESKDIKLSGIPKHIIRYALSQNPYFYFDNISKYFKHLESISNFIENTDYLSGLEITFKGSKARLTQISNSDFLYAIQGLLKSIETEIKDNLTEYEGSEYINDYIHKVFTNKDIRVKKDSEKSKGQEHVVADKPWYVYNANYGTSEEKSFVELFARRFESISKKFKNIYLIRNERELKIFDKLGRAFEPDFLLFAKQKKGKELTYQVFIEPKGTYIVGNDKWKENFLEEIRKEQKTLKIETDNYLITGVPFYNYDNENEFKRSLEEVLNIK; this comes from the coding sequence ATGCCATTTTTATATGAAAGTTTCGATACGTTAACTAAATTTGGTGCCATACCTAATATAAAATTTGCAACAATTGAAGATAATTTATCACCCTGTTTTCCTATAAGAGAATATCAGATAAAATCATTCGCAAGGTTTGATTATTTTTTAAAATCTAACTTTGACGGCAAACAACACACTCCTTATCATTTGTTGTATAATATGGCAACAGGAAGCGGTAAAACACTTGTTATGGCTGGTCTTATGCTTTACCTCTACGAAAAAGGTTATCGCAACTTTATTTTCTTTGTTAACTCAACAAATATTATTAAAAAGACGAAAGACAATTTTCTTAATTCACAGGCTTCAAAATATTTATTCAGCAATAAAATTGTTATCAATGGCCAAGAAGTTCATATTAAAGAAACTGTCACTTTCGAAAGTGCTGACACCAAAAACATAAACATTAAATTCACGACTATTCAGCAGTTGCACATCGACTTAAACAATACCAAAGAAAACTGTGTTACTTATGAAGATTTCAAAGACAAAAAGATTGTTCTCATAGCTGATGAAGCTCACCATCTAAGTTCAGCAACCAGAAACAACAACGAACTGTTTGGAAGTTGGGAAGGTACAGTGCTTGAAATATTAAAACAGAATCACGAAAATATTCTTCTTGAATTTACCGCCACTATTGACTACGGAAATCCTGAAATTGCCCGGAAATATGAAAACAAAATTATTTTCAAATATGATTTAGCACAATTTCGTATTGACGGTTTTTCAAAAGAAATTAATCTTATCCGTTCAGAATTTGACGAGCAGGAACGTATAATTCAGGCATTAATATTAAACCTGTACCGTCAGGAACTCGCAGCATCCAAAAATATAAATTTAAAACCGGTTATTCTTTTTAAAGCAAAGCGAACAATAAAAGAATCTGAAAAGAATAAAGAAAATTTTCATAATCTTATAGATGCGTTGTCAGGCAAAAGAATTGATGGAATCAGAAAATCTTCAACTGTTTCTGTTATTCAAAAAGCATTTGCCTTTTTTAACTTAATGCATATTTCATCTTCGCAAATTTCTAACCTCTTAAAATCAAATTTCAAATATGAAAATTGTATTAGTGCAAATAACGACGAGGAAGCAGAACAAAATCAAATTAGTTTAAACACTCTTGAAGACGAGAAAAACCCCCTTCGTGCAGTTTTTGCAGTTCAAAAATTAAATGAAGGTTGGGACGTCTTAAATCTTTTTGATATTGTTCGTCTGTACGAAGGTCAAAACACTGGCGGAACAAACACAACTGTTGGAGCAACAACTATGTCAGAAGCTCAATTAATCGGTAGAGGCGCGAGATATTTTCCTTTTGCCTTAGAAGAAGGTCAGGACAAATTCACAAGAAAGTATGATAATGAAATAGATAATGATTTGAAAATTCTTGAAGAATTATACTATCATACTAAAGAAGATAATAGATATATTTCTGAACTGAAAAGAGCATTGGTTGAAACCGGTATTTACGAAGATGACCTTGAAACAAAACATCTTACTTTAAAACTCGATTTTCAAAAAACAGATTTTTATAAAAAAGGCAAAGTTGTATATAATAAGAAGATTGAAAAAAGTTATGACAACGTAAAATCATTTTCTGACCTTGGTGTCTCATTAAGAAACTACGTTCATGCACTCTCTTCAGGGAAAGGTAAAGTTACTGGTGTGTTTGAAACTGCAGATGTAACTCCATTAGAACAAATTGAAAGTAAAGACATCAAACTCTCTGGTATTCCTAAACACATTATCAGATACGCTCTATCTCAAAACCCTTACTTTTATTTCGATAACATATCAAAATATTTCAAACATCTTGAATCTATATCAAACTTCATTGAAAACACTGATTATTTAAGCGGCTTAGAAATCACTTTCAAAGGTTCAAAAGCAAGACTTACACAAATATCAAATTCCGACTTTTTGTATGCGATTCAAGGTTTGTTAAAATCAATAGAAACTGAAATTAAGGATAATTTAACTGAATACGAAGGCTCTGAATACATAAATGATTACATACATAAAGTTTTCACAAATAAAGATATTAGAGTCAAAAAAGATAGTGAAAAATCTAAAGGTCAGGAACACGTAGTCGCAGATAAACCCTGGTATGTTTACAATGCAAACTACGGAACGTCCGAGGAAAAATCATTTGTAGAACTATTCGCAAGACGTTTTGAAAGCATTAGTAAGAAATTTAAAAACATATATTTGATTCGTAATGAAAGAGAACTAAAAATATTTGATAAACTCGGCAGAGCATTCGAGCCCGATTTCCTGTTATTCGCAAAACAGAAAAAAGGAAAAGAACTAACCTATCAGGTTTTCATAGAGCCAAAAGGCACATATATAGTTGGAAATGACAAATGGAAAGAAAATTTCCTTGAAGAAATAAGAAAAGAACAAAAGACATTAAAAATAGAAACCGATAATTATTTAATAACAGGAGTCCCGTTCTATAACTACGATAATGAAAACGAATTTAAGCGATCACTCGAAGAAGTTCTCAACATAAAATAA